The sequence below is a genomic window from Cicer arietinum cultivar CDC Frontier isolate Library 1 chromosome 6, Cicar.CDCFrontier_v2.0, whole genome shotgun sequence.
AGATAACCAGTCGAGAAATCAGACTCTTCATGATTTGAGAATGAACCTCCACTTCCATCCATAACTATCATACcatataataattcaatatcAACATTAATTAATCATTGCAATTGTAACACTAAACTATACTATACTAgcatatttatttagttatttatttatcattatcaTAGGAacattattatagaaaaatatatataaatataaagagaaagagaaagaaaagtaCTTAAAGACATATTGTCTGAATTGAGAATTCCAAGATTGTGATAATGATCCCAACAAGCTATGGAAGAATTATAGAAACTATTAGTATAAGCTAAGGAATGAAGTTCATTCATGTTGTTGCAATGTTGTATAATATAAGGTGTATAATTTATGTGCCTCGGTGAATACAAAAAATGATGAGAAGGGGTCTATTTATGTACAAGTTGTGGAAGGAAATAGAAAAAGCATATGGAAACTTGGATTGGATGAGGTTTAAGAAACAATAGTATAGTTTGAGTCAGTCAACGCAGGCCAAAGGATTCATAAAAGTGAATCAATGTTTTCTTGGGATTCTGAAAATGTGTATTGTTcactttagttttttaaattttactactATTTCATTTGGTTACATATGTGGGGGACTAAATAATTGCTATGGTTATCATATTGTGTTTTCTGATCTTAAATGTAAAAGCATATATTAGGTGTGAGGTGGAAAAGACATGCACCTTAAAGAGACATAATTCaaatttcagctttttcttttgtgttttttttcttccttcatGGATATGGACCCTTTGTATTGTATATGGTTACCAAGTCTTTCTCTAATGGGACCTTGCTTTTCTTTTCTGTTCATTTTATCACAATATCgaccaaaatattattttatacatattaaaaaaattatacaaataaaaagaatatataatatttttattaaattatttagtatattattgatgtatttattattattattattattattattataaattcgaaataaaaaatattaaattaaaatatgtatataatattaattagagtataatttaaaaataatatcgtctcaaaaattgaaatggtttaatattttaaatacttaatttttaCAAATAGATTCTTATTCACTGGTGGGGGTTATAAAAGTTAACATATCTTCCACCAAATGGAAAAATCATCTTGGTGGGTTTAATATAACAAAGGGTCCCACTAAGATGGCATGCTATTGAGGGGCCCATGAAAAAAGACGAgtagaagaagaagatggaataAATCATGGGTTTGGTCTTTGGGACCATCTTTTTGATTCTTGGGGGTTTGAATGGTTTAATTGTGTGGAATTTTGTTACTACTAAAAAACAAGGCATTGTAGTTTGTGAGGATATTGATTGATATGCACTCACAATTTAACGCAGCCTATGTCTAAATCTGTGTCGTTCTTTGTGtcaaaatttattgaatttttacaTAGGATTTCCTTTcactataatttaatttttttttactataaactacttataattataataaacctTTATACATAAATGATACTTGGGTTAGAGCTCGAACACAGTTAACTCTAAAGGATTAGTTTAGTGGTATaagatacatatttttttttaatggacaATTCATTATTTAAGAGTGTAAACATTTTGGATCATTGATTAATAAATAAGAGTGATTATTATTACATGTACGTCATAAATCAtgaatttattgaaataataatatttgattcttTCTGATTCTTTCAGTTTACACTTGTTTTCTTGAGAGCAGACAAATCCATAAAATAATTACACAATTAGGAGTCAAATGATATTGATGTGTTTTTATTTCAagtaaaagaaatttaattttaaattaagtaattGATCTCAAGTGAATAATaatcttcaattaaaaataatagttcgAGGGAATTTGAGTTCAAATCTTAATTAGAATAATTCTTAATTGGATTTTCCTTACCTCTCATCACTCTAAATTATTAGAGCTCTATTTTCCTACAAATcgtattaaaaaaaactcagTTTCTTGATCTATAGATGAAATTTACTAAGTCtactaacaaataaattttggaTACTAAACAATTAACTATGAAAGAAACATTTCTCTTGGAATAATGTCAGTATTTAACAAGTACTCCAATTAACTATGAAAGAATGTCAGACTTTAACATTATAAATGTTTACTGACTGAGAGAATAAAtgatatagttaaaatttgaattcataaaagtttcaaaaaaaatgcaatttctATTTACATCTGCTGCAAGATTTTATGAGTACTTAGATAAAACAGGAAAACAATTATGATGTTGAAATAATTTAGTACTTCAGGGCATGCAGGCATCATGGGGATGGGAGATTATGCTCATTAAATCAAAAGCTTTGAATAGAATTTTAACTATTGCACAGGAAGCTTGAATTGCATACTTAATAGgaaatattaatttgttttatatccaattttcattaaaaaaaaaaatagacacaATTACTtctgcggtcccttaacttaatttaatataacacttcagttatttatctttttttttttccgatttggtcatttatttaattttatttcaaaaattcgaaaatataaagaatgaaaatatgaatttatttaaaaatttgagttataaatttaatgaaatttgcgttgtattgaagatgattaattttatgaattttatttgaaaattttgatgaatttttattaaaaaaaatgataacattgttaatattttaaaacataaaagatcaaattgtttacttaaaattaaataaaggatcaaatcacaaaagaaagaaagaaaaaataactgAAGTGttgtttgaaattaaattaagaaatcgCATGAAAAATTATgccaaaaaaatttagtttagtagtaaaaaaatagaCATTGAATCTACGTTAAAAAATACCTGAATAGCAGTCTATGACTTATTGAATACATAATGGCATAATTTTAAACCTTTTCTTTTTGGAATAACTCATTCAAATTAACAAATGCATGTACATCTCAATTTAATTTTCGAGATAAAGTTTTTGACCTAATAGTAAGATAGAAATGATGGGTCAAGATATATAAGCATTGATCCCaaaattaaatacttaaaaGTTTTGATATCATTAAAGTAAAGCTATTTCTTAGCTGGTAAGTTGCTTTGTATTAATGTAGAATGGTGTTTTTTGGAAATTCTATTAAGCCAATAGTCAATATGGATTACGCATTTAAATATGAGGTTGGTAAGTGCTGATGATTGTCCTTGTGGCAGGTATGAttaatgttgatttttcaccaagtTCTTGTGAAAATTGGGTTTCACTGTTTTAGATACTTCTCTCACTAATTTAAACAGATCCATACAACTTTTCCATTGGGTTTCATCTTGCTTCAACAGAACATACACAATTATTTCGTCTAATCTAAAGCATAAATAGTGTTGATCGGATTACACTTTAAGGTTTGATTGATGCATAAGGATGTATTTccctttaaattttgaatatcataatgcaatttttgaaataaaagaaattataaaatttaaattcaaaaggaaaaaaaaacacatattcCCTAAACTTTGCCAAAGACATGCAAGTGTCCACTATAGAATCATTTTTTTTCGGTAAAAAACTATAGAAGCTTTAATATCTCATTTATCcgcataatttattttttgtataagaAATAGAGAGACACCACATGTAAGATTAGCAAGAATTTAAGATGAAATTTAAgtatgatttaataattaacaataGAACTCCAGAATCATACCCACATAGGACAGTTGGTGCAAACGGAAGGTCCAACAAGATGTACCAACCCTTGTTTGAgttatattgaattatttgtCCATTTTCTTGACTAATtaacttaatttatttaaattattacaaaaataatataaaaaaataaacactgCAAAACACATAGCCCTCAATCAAGAGACTATTGTTTAtccaaaagaatattttttaaaatggagaTCCTAATGTTTTGCCGGCAATTTTAAAGCAGAATTTCAAATAAAGCAACAAACCACAACATAGGACATACCATTACACTCtaagaaaacataaataaaagtatCATTTGATTCCTGAGCTTTAAGCATTTGTCTCTGCAATATGCAGAAATTCTAGGATGAATTCCCTCCATTTGCATGCAAACTTCCTGTACATAACCCCATAGCTTAATTAGACAAAATAGTGAATCATACACGTAATTGAACCAAAACAAGTAACGGAACACtaatcaaattcaaaagaataTGAGGACATCAGCAATAttagagaagaagaagaagaagaagaaagtgtAGCGATACATTTCGAAATTCTAAAGATAGCAGATAATGAAAATGGGTTGATAGGTGTGATAAATAAGCCACTTAGGAGAAAAAACAGACACCTTTCCATTTGAATCGATTACTGAAATTCAATGAGCGAACTATTCAACATACATTTCTTTTTCGCCATGGCATGTATTTCGTCATTCCTACTCTTGTTATTACGATTATTGGTTAAGCATGGTGCATTACTTTTTCCTTAAGATATGACTTTAACATAATGTTATACCACAATATAGCCACTATTTGACAATATTCTGTACTAAATGGCGTATTACAAAACAATAGCAATTATCTGTACAAATTTCATTAGTCTATAGCATTGTAGTGCGGCTATAGCTGCTATTTAACAGTTCCATATATTTTCTGCAACAGCAAGAAAACCTAACAATTATTCACTTGAATACACACTGCAAAAAGTTCAGGATTTAGATCCTCTAATGCCAACAAATTTAGGATTTATATCCTCTGAAGTCTAACGTTTATAGTTCTAAATTGTGGTTGCAATTACACTCTGAACAATGATATCGCGGAAAAATATGTAGTCGCAATTGCGGCTGCGTTGCCGTTGGCAGAGACATCTTAAACCTTTACTATCCATCATTGTTTGAAAAATCAACTGGTGAAATTTAAATAACCTTATCGGTATGCATGTATGTATGTATAGCAAAACAATGCCAAAGACTAAAATAGAGGCCCCAGCTCTACtgaattattaacaaaaaacaTGTGTAAGCATACAATCACAACAATAATAACTCAATAGTTTAAGAGCAGGCCAATGCAGATTTGTTGAAATGACAAAAAGATGCTGCAATgagaatgaattaaataaaaataaattaatataaatcattTAGAAGAATGCAGGAAGACTCACAAAAATGGCATCTTAAGAGCTCAATCTTCCATGGGAACTTCACCTTCTAGCCCTTTATCATTATCAACATtgaaatcatcatcatcacttTTCAATTTACCACAAACATTACATTCCATGACATTAGATACTGCATTACCCTTTGGTGGTAAAGGAGCTAAAGTTCCCCAACAATTAGTTCTATCACACatgtatttcaaaaaaaaataagcaTGTGGAAAATCATTATTATCAGTTTCTGATggttccatattttcacattgcTCTTCCTCCTCCTCATCATCCATAACCATAACCTCTTGTTCATCCTCCTCGCCATTTTCTTCCACACTCTCATTATCCGACCAATTCGATTCCACATTACATCTATCACAATTACATGTGAAACCATAGTCTTCCAACAATCTCTTCTGCCTACTAGAATAGTTTTCATTGACAGGAAAATAACTCAAACAAATCTCCCTACCTTGAGGAACATCATGAATCATCCTAATAATAATGTCAGTATTATTACATCCAAATGCCCGATCATCGTTCGGGTTAACATCAACATAATCAAATCTACAAGCATTAGGAAGACAATCGTGGTTAAAAAATGAAGCATTAGGGTAAATACCATAAGCTCTAACAGACCTAAGTTCATCATTTTCAGAGAAAGGATGCATTAAACCAAAAGCATTGAGTTTATCCTTTGCAAGAAGCGAAGAAGTTAATTGTAAAGTGAACAATTCAGTATGGGGGTGCGAAAAGAAAGATGAAATAAGGGGGTGTAGGAAGTGAGCCGAAGCAATAGTTGCATCATCGTTGTTTTCAGAGCCTTGAAGAGataacaaaatttgaaaattagaGGGGGTGTTAATAGCAAGATTGTAAGCTGCGACAAGAAAACGAGCTTGGAGTTGTCGTTCGAGAGGTTGTTGAAGGAGAAGAGAATTACGTTGGAGTTGCGATAGTGCATTGCAAATCCAATTTGAATGAGAGGAGTTGAGAGCGTTTGAGAGACAAGTTGAATTGCAAAATCGGTGGTAGTTACAATTAGGGCAAGAAAGAAGTGAAGATGAGGATTTGAAGCAGTGGTGACAGAAGGGAGAAGAGAAAGGAGAAGCAGGGTAGAGGAGGATTGGAGAATCGACGAGGATGATTTGGCCAGCTTTGAGAGGTTGAGATGCTATGATTGCTCTTCCTCTACCTTGGATTTGTTCAACCTTCAAAACGGAATTTGGAGTATTCAgtgacattttttatttcttctacaCAGATGAATCAGGTGTTGCTTGTTGCAGGGGTGGCACTTTTGTTGTTTTAGGGTTTTAGTGGTTCAGAACCAAGTGGGTTGGGCTTCCAATTATAATACatgtctttttgttttttttaattgttaattatacCCCTACAATTTAGACTGTACCCTTAgaaattagttttaattatacCCTtcaatttatctttttcaagATTTTCGTATTCACCCTTAAAAAAggacaatataatttttatgaccAACTGCAAAGATTAAGCctatgtttgatttttttgggAAAAAAAAGTCTACGTTTAATTTGGAGTTTGTATGTTATTACCGTAAATTTAGACGCCTCTTACTATGTTTTTAGAAGTTACAACATGTAGTTAGTGGTCCtctatgattttaattttggggCGCTTGAAGGGTTACAACAGTTGGCTCAAGCGAATGGATTCTTTGGTGGTAGTGAATACGTTGACAAGACATGTTATTGGAAGTGTGAGAGGATCAAGTAGTTTGATGAAGAAAATTTGTCAACTTCTCTTAGTGTGTGTATATAGAAGCTAATAGCGTTGCGGATGACCTAACTGATTTGGAGTGTGAATCTGATGATGGATTAGTTACTCTGGATCAACCATTGGTTCATTTGGAGAAAATTGTCTTTGATGATATTATAGGAGTCTCTACTCCCGTCtagtttaataataaataaattaattaaaatttacaattcacatgttttaatcattttcaaatgaagaaatataattttaaaatattaagagTATTTTTATCATTTCACATACTAAGAGTAATCATATGGGTATAATATCAAAGTGTAAGggtagaattaaaattaattttcttctgTCTTTTTTTTGTATagaaattttttcttcttttttattccCACAATTTAGGTATGTATGTATACTTACCTCAAAGATATAGTTTATTTTCTAAGGGAAAAGTTGTATATGTTTTAGATAAGTATACATACATACACCTACATGGTTAGGCTCACATATTGTGAGATATTATTACATGACATGACTCAATAATGGATCACTTGCAGAAATATGACCTTTGCTGAGGGATATGTCCTAAAATGGCTCATTTCATTCACTCAAATAAATCTTCCAAGACTAATTTTAGAAGTGAAATATCAGATGAAAGCAATGAGATTGTCGAAATGAAATGGCCATCATACCTCACTAAGTCTATTACATACTTAAAACGAAATGGCCATCATGTTATTACCAAAATGAAAACAGTTTTCTTCTCTcaataaatatcatattaaagttaaaaatttaagtcaGTATAAATAGAAACAAGCATGCATATATGTCACTATTGATAGCTGTTTGAAGTAAAAAAGATcgttgtatgatattttttgAAAGGACCAATGTCGTCACAAtaaccaaatattttaatattaaaccAAGTTCGGAGACATGTAACATTTATGGTTGATTTTAGCTGCAAATAAATAGATCATACAAGTTCTTAATTTCTTTTACATGGTAACCTTTAATGCCAATAACCTCAATATGCCTTTAATTTTGATCCACTTCTTTATTTGTTTAACTTTTATATGCTACATTTTGGAACTCTACACAAACACTcggtcaaaaaaataattactacaAGAATTCTACTTACAGTCACAAACACTTCACTTAAGGAAGACTCAAATGACAAACCTTCTTTTGTTTGTACTGTCTCGCATAAAAAATGTACACCAACATATTTAACAAACTAAGTCCAGCTAGAAGCCAGAAAAAATAATCAAGATGACCCTCATTCAAATTATTTGTTATCCATCCACATTTTCCATCTTCTGTTGTGATGTAATCAACAATGGTGAGAATCAAAGAGCTCAAATAATTCCCCACAGAATTTGTTAAAAGTGCCAATGCACTGCAGAAACTGCGCATGCCGTCCGGCGCTTGTTCATAGAAAAACTCATGTTGTCCAACAAAAGTGAATACCTCAGCAGCACCAAGCAAGAAATATTGAGGTATCTGCCATAATATACTAAATGGTACAGAgatattttcttttatcaaatCGAATTCTTTTGCTATTTGCAATCTCTTGCTCTCTACTAATGCAGCAGATGACATGCAAATAATGGAGAGTAAAAGGCCAATTCCCATTCTTTGCAATTCTGAGAAGCCTCTTACTTTGTTAGTGAATTTTCTTGCTATTGGAACAATCGCTTTATCATAAATTGGAACCCAAATAATGACAGCTATGATGTCAAAAGTTGAAAGAGAGGCTGCCGGAATTTTCAAAGAAGAAATAGTTGTGTCCATCATTTTGCCTTGTTCAACAAACAATGAAGACATTTGTGCATAAACAGAAGAGAAGATGATTCCTGATGCCCAGATTGGAAAAATTCGGATCAAAATCTTTAACTCTTCCACTTGTGTGACTGTACAAAGCCTCCATGAACTAGTCACTTCGCCGCACTCTTTTTCTGCATCCGATATCACTGCTGCTTTATCAAGGAACCTGGACAAAGTCGAGCTTAGCACAGTTTCTAAAAAAGCTTCTCCCTTGACAAATATTTTAGATACATTATAGAGAGTTTAATGGAGACGCAAtgtcaatttaaaataattttacacaaaCATGCAATGCAAACTCGTAGTCGTGATATTGCCACATAAGTCTACTTTGTaccaacaatttaaaaataaccgCAAAATACTGAATTTTCATTGGATGTCAGTGTAAAACTAGCTTACATTAACAGTGCACCTTCCCTTTTCTCTTATATATATTAAGCAAACAATATTATCTATGCATTGAGCAGCTATGAGATACCTCAATCCATCACTATGCTCTAGTCTAGGACTTCCTTCTATGGAGGAATTCCTCACTGCTATTTCAAAGAGGAGACAACTGTCTTGTGGAACCTCCAAATTCTTCTTGAAAAAAGCAGCAGAAATCACCTGGCAAATTTTTGTAAGAGGACTTCCCCTTGGCCTTTGAAATCTATAAATTGGTGTACCTAGAAAGAAAATTAGGATTGCAATACCAACAAACAATGCAGAAATTCCATATCCAAGTCCCCAACCAAGATTTTCTTCAGTCCATACCAATATAGTGACTGATAAAAGTGCATCAATGTTACTagtgaaataattttaattgaagaaTGATCCTTTACTTGCTCTTTCNNNNNNNNNNNNNNNNNNNNNNNNNNNNNNNNNNNNNNNNNNNNNNNNNNNNNNNNNNNNNNNNNNNNNNNNNNNNNNNNNNNNNNNNNNNNNNNNNNNNNNNNNNNNNNNNNNNNNNNNNNNNNNNNNNNNNNNNNNNNNNNNNNNNNNNNNNNNNNNNNNNNNNNNNNNNNNNNNNNNNNNNNNNNNNNNNNNNNNNNNNNNNNNNNNNNNNNNNNNNNNNNNNNNNNNNNNNNNNNNNNNNNNNNNNNNNNNNNNNNNNNNNNNNNNNNNNNNNNNNNNNNNNNNNNNNNNNNNNNNNNNNNNNNNNNNNNNNNNNNNNNNNNNNNNNNNNNNNNNNNNNNNNNNNNNNNNNNNNNNCTTTCCCTATGATCTGTATCATCAAACTGGTCTGCCCCAAAAGGCCAAATACATGGCTTGATTCCACCAGTCCCTAGTGCAATTAAAAAGAGTCCAATGAAGAACACAGAACTTTGAGGTAAAGTTGCTGATGGACATACAGAACCCACACATTCCATTGGCTTCAATGCCGGAATAGTTGCTGAAAGAATCAATATGCAGATTCCCTGCAAAAATCAATTATCACCTAAAAATACTATTGTGTAAAAAGGAAgacacaaataaacaaataatacaGATAAAGACTTATATGTCCATGAGTTATATAGTCTTATAGAGCTCAAAACAAGGCCTAATATTCCACCTCAACTTGTTCCATTGCATGTTAAAATGTGAATAAACCATTAGCACATTTTAGTATGCATAGTTTTGGACAGCAAAGATATAgaaaatttaatcaatatttaaaaatcataaatcataattttaaattttacaatgagATAGATTCCGTAGAACACTGCAATTGTCCGGTATCTTCCCAAGTAAGCATCGGCGAAGAAGGATCCAACGAGAGGTGTAAGATAGCAAGTTCCTTGAAAAGCTGTAACATTTTTCGCGGCTGAAACAAGTCCTTGATGTAGTTTGGTGGTGAGATAAGTGACAAGATTTGTAGCAATCCCATAATATGCCAAACGTTCACAAAAGAAAGTACCTGTATCAGATATTGATATGTCATagtgaaacaaaacaaaaaaacactGTTGGTTATTACATGTCACAAGAGCAACACATAGAACAGATGATTACCTAAAATAAAGGGGCATGCTTTCCATGTCCCAGTTTCACACTTGACAGCAAGCTCTCCCTTTATGTTCACTGACCTATCTCCTGTGTGAAGACTGTCTTCAGACTGcaaagagataaaaataaataacagcataaatgttaataagtgaaaatagagagactaaaactgcaattaagcatagatttaaatataattttagtccctttaattataatgtttttggttttagtctctttaagtttttttgtttggatttataTTACAAATTCAAAAATTGTTGCTTTTAGTCTCTGACGTCATACATGGTCCAATAAAATCTCTACATTTGGTGATGGGTgactttagtgtattttggaGTAAAATTggtgattaaaattaaatattaaaaattatttagatgagAGAGAATGATTGATAAAGAGAGAGATAGATACAAAGTCACCGAAGGTAAAAGATTCAAAGGTAGAGAATCCTTACCCTAAAAGTAACAGTTTTTGAATTTGCAGAAACTGAATCTAAACCAAAAAATTTACAGggactaaaatcatatttaaatcaTGACAATACTACAAATTAGTTACTACTCGTGTGAAGATTGAAATAAATTACATGCTACATGATGTAAAGATGTTAGGCTAAGTAGGAACCTGCAGAAGACCATCTTCCAGAAATAATCTATTAGGTTTCTCTAAATGTTCCATTCTTAGTCTCGACTGTCTCAAATTGATGGGGCTAATTTTAATGTTCcattctatttttataattataatgcCTACATAGAATGGTAGGTAAAAATTTGATACCCGCCAGTCTGAAATTTCCCTTTTGTGAGTTTGAAAAGGAGTTGGGAGTGCTTTTTCACTTCATATTTTATGGACTAAAATTAAGATAATCAATAGTATATGAACTGTCCACTTGCCACAGCCACAATATAGAAAAATTGGTTTAAAGCTATATAGTGAGTGATACCAAAGCATAGAAGAGTCGTGCATGATATTGATGCTGAATTTCATTTAGTATTACTTTTTACTTTCAACAGCTAAAGACATATTTAGAACAGAACAGTGCTTAAAAGGCCTTAATGATTGGTTTAATAGTTGCTGACACTCCACAATAAACGTGGCTGAAGAGTGAAGACAATGAGTCATACACAACTAgctatattatataaattggaatcaataaatacaaatatttactTTTACCTTAATCATTCTAACTGCTTGATGatactataaaatttattatataagcTTTAAGATTTGATTTGTGTCCgctttttaattcatattttatttttttgtaattactTAATTAGGATGGGATAATTGAATCATCACCAACTCTATAAAACAAGATATGATCATCATTCATCATTCATAGAAAGAAATAATTGAATCTCCAACTCTGAGCCACAACCAAGAAGACATACATAAAACAAGATATGATCAATTATACCACTTCAACTGAATTCAGTTGTATGGAACGGGTACAAATTGGTTTCTATACATTCATATGGACCTTATGAGGCAGAGCCACATGATTTTTCCGAATTCCTTATATACTTCTTTCCACCCATCGTAAGTTACACCAGAAGTGGCTCCTGCCATTAGGTGGCATAACTGTGTTTACACAAATAACATTTTTGCCAAATGCAATGACATAAtacaagtaaaaaataaattatctgtGAATTTCAATGTCGCTCTTATAAAACACACATCAGTTGATTATTTTGAGCCAACaattatcaataattattaCTTTCCAACCAAACATATGAATTTTGAGGAGCTAAACTGaaccataattttttgaataactTCCTGTCAGCTTGATCATCGTGCCA
It includes:
- the LOC101495356 gene encoding histone-lysine N-methyltransferase ASHR2, whose translation is MSLNTPNSVLKVEQIQGRGRAIIASQPLKAGQIILVDSPILLYPASPFSSPFCHHCFKSSSSLLSCPNCNYHRFCNSTCLSNALNSSHSNWICNALSQLQRNSLLLQQPLERQLQARFLVAAYNLAINTPSNFQILLSLQGSENNDDATIASAHFLHPLISSFFSHPHTELFTLQLTSSLLAKDKLNAFGLMHPFSENDELRSVRAYGIYPNASFFNHDCLPNACRFDYVDVNPNDDRAFGCNNTDIIIRMIHDVPQGREICLSYFPVNENYSSRQKRLLEDYGFTCNCDRCNVESNWSDNESVEENGEEDEQEVMVMDDEEEEEQCENMEPSETDNNDFPHAYFFLKYMCDRTNCWGTLAPLPPKGNAVSNVMECNVCGKLKSDDDDFNVDNDKGLEGEVPMED